Genomic window (Verrucomicrobiota bacterium):
ATTTCATGCACGGGACGCCCGATGAGGACACCGGGCCTGCAAACACGGAGGCAGTCGCGATGGGAGGCCGCGTGCCCTCACGCGGCGTACTGTCGCGGATTCAAGCTCAGTATGAAATATCCGGGTTATCCGTCCTCGCGGAGATCCGTCAGAATTCGCGCGCGGCTTCGAGACTTTATCACGCGATGCAGCGGTGTGCCGCCCGCCTGGCTCAACGACGCCTTCAACGCGGATGCCTTGCCCCCTCCCGAAGCGAGAACCCAAACCTCCCGGGCTGAAGCGATCGAGCCATAGCTCAACGTAATTCTCCGGGGCGGAGGTTTCGAGGCCGTGACGGGCTGATAAACTTCGCCTGCTGTTTCCTCCCCTGTCGCTCCCGGAAACAACGAGGCCACATGCCCGTCCTCGCCCATGCCCAGGAACACCCAATCCAATGCCGGATATCCCGCTGCATCACACCGAACCCAACGCCTCAACTCCTCACTGGCACGCAGGGCCGCGGTCGCAGGATCCAACTCTCCTTCAATGCGGTGAATTCGTCCTTCGGGAACGTCCAACGGCCTGAGGAGGTTTTCTTGGGCCAGTCGGAAGTTGCTTTCCGGATCCGTCGGTGGCACGCAACGCTCGTCCCCCCAAAAGAAATGAAGGCGGTGCAAAGCAGGCGGACGATCCGACGAAAGAACTCGCGCGGCGGCGGCGAAGAACAATTTCGTAATCCGGCCTCCGGGCAATGCGGCGGCGAGAGGAGGGCCGCTGGCGGATTCCAGCCCCAGAGCCGCGCACCATTTTGAGGCCGCGTCCGCTGCCAGGGCCTCCGCGGACTCGAATCGGATCAGTTCGAAGCGCTCCGATGGCATGCGGGATGGAAATGATCCCGAGCTCACTGAAGCGGCTGGGGATCACGCCAGGCGTGGCCTTCCCGGCTGAGCAGGTCTTCCGCCGCCATCGGTCCCCATGTGCCCGCCGCGTAAAATTCGCGATTCGTCAGCATGCGGTCATCCCAGCCCGCCCGAATGTCGTCCACAATTCGCCATGCGGTTTCGACTTCGTCGCGGCGGATGAACAACGTCGCGTCGCCCGCGATCGCGTCGAGCAGGAGCCGTTCGTAGGCTTCCGGCGTGTAAGCCCCAAACTCCGAATCGTAGCTGAAATGCATGCGCACGGGGCGGACCTTGACCGCCGTGCCCGGCACCTTCCCATTGAACCGCAGCGAAATGCCCTCATTGGGTTGCAGCCTCAACGTGAGCGCATTGGCATCGAGGGAAGTTCCGCACCGGGCCGCAAACAAAACGTTGGGTGTCCGGCGGAACTGGATCCTCACCTCGCTGGCGCTCAACGGCAGGGACTTGCCGGTGCGCAGGTAGAAGGGCACGCCGGACCAGCGCCAGTTGTCGATGAGCAGTTTCATCGCGACGTAGGTCTCGATGTTGGAATCGGGTTTGACCTTCGGCTCCTG
Coding sequences:
- the pgl gene encoding 6-phosphogluconolactonase, which gives rise to MPSERFELIRFESAEALAADAASKWCAALGLESASGPPLAAALPGGRITKLFFAAAARVLSSDRPPALHRLHFFWGDERCVPPTDPESNFRLAQENLLRPLDVPEGRIHRIEGELDPATAALRASEELRRWVRCDAAGYPALDWVFLGMGEDGHVASLFPGATGEETAGEVYQPVTASKPPPRRITLSYGSIASAREVWVLASGGGKASALKASLSQAGGTPLHRVIKSRSRARILTDLREDG